GCGGCCAGTTGAAGGCGGGATGGCCGCCGAGCGAAGCCGGCAATGTCTCCTTGCCGGTGTTGGCGATCGTCAGCGTCAGGTCGAGCCCGGAATCATCGATCGCATAGGTGGCCGTGAGCCGGAACGCGAACGGATAGAGCGCACGCGTCGCCTCTCTGTCTTCGAGCACCAAGGTGCAGCGGCTCTCGCCGCGCTCTGCCCATGCAAAGCGACTGTCGCGCGCAAAGCCGTGCTGGGTCATCCGATACGTCTTGCCCCGGTGCCGTAATTCGTCATTGGCAAGACGCCCGACGATCGGAAACAGCAGCGGCGCGTGGCGCGGCCATTCCGGCCCCGCCTGCCAGACGAATTCGATGCCGCCCCCGTCCTCGAGCGAGCACAGCTCAGCGCCCTGCGCCTTGACGGTCGCGCGGAGCCGTCCGCTTCGAAGGGTGCAGGTGTCATCGCAGGTGTCATCGCTCATGCGCGACATCTACACCGCGACCTCGCACCCAGCAAGGCGGCGCCAGCCATGCATGCAGAGCGTCAGCACCGTGCAGAGCCGCGTCATATTTCTGTACCTAACGGTTGCTCTTTGCGGTTCGTCCACCACCTGTTTCCTGCAGCCCGGCCCGGACTCCGATCAACCATCGTGGTAGCCAATTGAAATTCTTCATCAACGGCCGCTTTCTGTCGCAAAAGCTCACCGG
This genomic stretch from Bradyrhizobium sp. CCGB12 harbors:
- a CDS encoding aldose 1-epimerase family protein, which gives rise to MSDDTCDDTCTLRSGRLRATVKAQGAELCSLEDGGGIEFVWQAGPEWPRHAPLLFPIVGRLANDELRHRGKTYRMTQHGFARDSRFAWAERGESRCTLVLEDREATRALYPFAFRLTATYAIDDSGLDLTLTIANTGKETLPASLGGHPAFNWPLQPELAKESYALTFAKAESSPIRRLDGGLLRAAAEPGPVKGTVLPLSEALFVDDAVIFDQIESGSVRYAAQQGASTGPWLKMSWRGFRELGVWSKPSGAPFLCIEPWRGYASPAGFDGEFTDKPGLMHIAPDAQEQLSFRIEVGSS